The Misgurnus anguillicaudatus chromosome 21, ASM2758022v2, whole genome shotgun sequence genome includes a window with the following:
- the znf408 gene encoding zinc finger protein 408 isoform X2 produces the protein MLYLATKCIVTTCIGRNKDSVNMRDSIHSVLRSLPRGLTLGPSLAIDGQLGLWCVGQGLEKGTLLGLGEPDKMLTKERLEEQVLQSTRQSVFKGQLTDELYWMSYACSTQNKEEMNVRLLEVDERPCLQVSQDIKPGKELLLWADKQNLLLEPVKPEDKTTAMQIKACKHGPPKREQEEALAVTPLDQPAGCAYPVHSVSEQNTGTKVMQEDAKPQIKRNKPRIKMKRNAKDLKTSSSQRQNGKDETHDENKDEHGEELNLREEIENSSESTLQALSSEQLEPERSLRASSRLAAKPRKVHSDEHNFEFQSPKKKLRRTKKLSNKGERSDNHKARQESQLFLSIREKRYKCDQCDKRFFQLCHLKKHKFTHQDQKPYMCTECGKGYSSQESFQAHLLMHRGQKPFKCQHCDKSYGLKRDLKDHQVLHTGEKPFVCDICGKAFVRRASLRVHTEVHRSKAPDYQVTKFKCPECNKELANPASLRNHMRLHSGERPYVCQHCNKSFRQRGNLQGHLRIHTGEKPYKCKNCDQRFSQLPELRRHLIVHTGELYLCPVCGKALRDPQTLRAHERLHTGDRPYKCEQCGKGYTMASKLRRHLNTHLGEKPYQCHVCGVKYTMMQSLQRHMKSHKHQAGQLLLKHGRPKVSGGKALKSKPGKSDVVGSEVGQAVAYIQPPQDFTIVSHPESVVLDSGVYHHGSIVLGKGVEKGLEQIEFSENIFEIVVPESNSQCVVVQEQPSNVKCIEVQEYNDLVVQDNNPNDNCIVVSEEDVNNGLVILQGQDDLSSVAETVEIETGV, from the exons TGACTACGTGCATTGGAAGGAATAAAGACTCTGTGAACATGAGAGATTCCATTCACAGCGTGCTGAGATCATTACCACGAGGGCTGACACTAGGGCCATCTCTGGCCATAGATGGACAGCTGGGTTTGTGGTGTGTTGGGCAAGGGTTAGAGAAAGGCACTCTGCTAGGTCTGGGGGAACCTGACAAAATGCTCACAAAGGAAAGGTTGGAAGAG CAGGTATTACAAAGTACAAGGCAGTCTGTATTCAAAGGGCAACTTACAGATGAACTGTATTGGATGAG TTATGCCTGCAGTACTCAGAATAAGGAAGAGATGAATGTCAGATTGCTTGAGGTGGATGAAAGGCCGTGTCTACAGGTCAGCCAAGACATTAAACCAGGAAAAGAATTGCTCCTCTGGGCAGATAAACAAAATCTCCTTCTTGAGCCCGTGAAGCCAGAAGATAAAACAACAGCAATGCAAATAAAAGCCTGCAAACATGGTCCACCAAAAAGAGAGCAAGAGGAAGCTCTGGCGGTGACCCCTTTAGATCAGCCTGCAGGCTGTGCAT ATCCTGTTCACAGTGTTTCAGAACAAAACACTGGTACGAAAGTCATGCAAGAGGATGCAAAACCTCAAATTAAGAGAAATAAACCTCGAATCAAGATGAAAAGGAATGCAAAGGACCTTAAAACCTCGAGTTCCCAAAGGCAGAATGGGAAAGATGAGACACATGATGAGAATAAAGATGAGCATGGAGAGGAGCTTAATCTCAGAGAGGAGATTGAAAACAGCAGTGAGTCTACATTACAAGCCCTTTCATCAGAACAGCTGGAGCCAGAGAGAAGCCTGAGAGCCAGCTCGCGCCTGGCAGCTAAACCAAGAAAAGTGCACTCAGACGAACATAACTTCGAATTTCAATCACCTAAAAAGAAGTTACGCCGCACAAAAAAGCTTTCAAATAAAGGTGAGAGAAGTGACAACCATAAAGCCAGGCAAGAATCGCAACTTTTCCTCAGTATACGAGAGAAGAGATACAAATGTGACCAATGTGACAAGCGTTTCTTTCAGTTGTGTCATCTAAAGAAACACAAATTTACACATCAAGATCAGAAGCCATACATGTGCACTGAATGTGGTAAAGGCTACAGCTCACAGGAAAGCTTCCAAGCCCACCTGCTAATGCACCGAGGTCAGAAGCCCTTTAAATGCCAACACTGTGACAAAAGCTACGGCTTAAAACGTGACCTCAAAGACCATCAGGTGCTCCACACGGGTGAAAAACCGTTTGTCTGTGACATCTGTGGAAAAGCTTTTGTGCGACGAGCCTCGCTGCGCGTCCACACAGAAGTTCATCGAAGCAAAGCGCCTGACTACCAGGTTACTAAGTTCAAGTGCCCAGAATGCAATAAAGAACTGGCCAATCCTGCTTCTTTGAGGAACCACATGCGACTGCACAGTGGAGAACGGCCGTACGTCTGCCAGCACTGCAACAAGAGCTTTCGGCAACGTGGGAATCTGCAGGGACACTTGCgcattcacactggagagaaaccttacaagTGCAAAAACTGTGACCAGCGCTTTTCTCAGCTGCCGGAACTGCGCAGACATCTGATTGTACACACGGGTGAGCTGTATCTGTGTCCCGTGTGCGGTAAGGCTTTACGGGACCCTCAGACACTAAGGGCCCATGAACGCCTGCACACAGGAGACAGGCCCTATAAATGTGAACAATGTGGGAAAGGGTACACGATGGCATCCAAGCTGCGGCGCCACTTGAATACTCATCTTGGGGAGAAGCCATACCAGTGCCACGTGTGTGGAGTTAAATACACAATGATGCAGAGTCTTCAGAGGCACATGAAGTCACACAAGCACCAGGCCGGCCAATTGTTGCTAAAGCATGGTCGACCCAAAGTGTCAGGAGGTAAAGCATTGAAGAGCAAGCCTGGGAAGAGTGACGTCGTCGGATCGGAGGTGGGACAGGCTGTGGCGTACATTCAACCCCCTCAGGACTTCACAATAGTGTCTCATCCCGAAAGTGTAGTTTTGGACTCTGGAGTTTACCATCATGGCTCAATAGTTTTGGGAAAGGGAGTTGAGAAGGGGCTTGAACAAATTGAGTTCAGTGAGAATATTTTTGAAATTGTTGTCCCGGAAAGCAATTCTCAGTGTGTGGTAGTACAAGAACAGCCTTCGAATGTCAAATGTATAGAGGTACAGGAATACAATGATTTAGTTGTCCAGGACAACAATCCCAATGACAACTGTATTGTAGTTTCAGAAGAGGATGTTAATAATGGTTTGGTCATATTACAAGGTCAGGATGATTTAAGCTCAGTAGCTGAAACTGTAGAAATAGAAACAGGGGTGTAA
- the znf408 gene encoding zinc finger protein 408 isoform X4, with the protein MTTCIGRNKDSVNMRDSIHSVLRSLPRGLTLGPSLAIDGQLGLWCVGQGLEKGTLLGLGEPDKMLTKERLEEQVLQSTRQSVFKGQLTDELYWMSYACSTQNKEEMNVRLLEVDERPCLQVSQDIKPGKELLLWADKQNLLLEPVKPEDKTTAMQIKACKHGPPKREQEEALAVTPLDQPAGCASDPVHSVSEQNTGTKVMQEDAKPQIKRNKPRIKMKRNAKDLKTSSSQRQNGKDETHDENKDEHGEELNLREEIENSSESTLQALSSEQLEPERSLRASSRLAAKPRKVHSDEHNFEFQSPKKKLRRTKKLSNKGERSDNHKARQESQLFLSIREKRYKCDQCDKRFFQLCHLKKHKFTHQDQKPYMCTECGKGYSSQESFQAHLLMHRGQKPFKCQHCDKSYGLKRDLKDHQVLHTGEKPFVCDICGKAFVRRASLRVHTEVHRSKAPDYQVTKFKCPECNKELANPASLRNHMRLHSGERPYVCQHCNKSFRQRGNLQGHLRIHTGEKPYKCKNCDQRFSQLPELRRHLIVHTGELYLCPVCGKALRDPQTLRAHERLHTGDRPYKCEQCGKGYTMASKLRRHLNTHLGEKPYQCHVCGVKYTMMQSLQRHMKSHKHQAGQLLLKHGRPKVSGGKALKSKPGKSDVVGSEVGQAVAYIQPPQDFTIVSHPESVVLDSGVYHHGSIVLGKGVEKGLEQIEFSENIFEIVVPESNSQCVVVQEQPSNVKCIEVQEYNDLVVQDNNPNDNCIVVSEEDVNNGLVILQGQDDLSSVAETVEIETGV; encoded by the exons TGACTACGTGCATTGGAAGGAATAAAGACTCTGTGAACATGAGAGATTCCATTCACAGCGTGCTGAGATCATTACCACGAGGGCTGACACTAGGGCCATCTCTGGCCATAGATGGACAGCTGGGTTTGTGGTGTGTTGGGCAAGGGTTAGAGAAAGGCACTCTGCTAGGTCTGGGGGAACCTGACAAAATGCTCACAAAGGAAAGGTTGGAAGAG CAGGTATTACAAAGTACAAGGCAGTCTGTATTCAAAGGGCAACTTACAGATGAACTGTATTGGATGAG TTATGCCTGCAGTACTCAGAATAAGGAAGAGATGAATGTCAGATTGCTTGAGGTGGATGAAAGGCCGTGTCTACAGGTCAGCCAAGACATTAAACCAGGAAAAGAATTGCTCCTCTGGGCAGATAAACAAAATCTCCTTCTTGAGCCCGTGAAGCCAGAAGATAAAACAACAGCAATGCAAATAAAAGCCTGCAAACATGGTCCACCAAAAAGAGAGCAAGAGGAAGCTCTGGCGGTGACCCCTTTAGATCAGCCTGCAGGCTGTGCAT CAGATCCTGTTCACAGTGTTTCAGAACAAAACACTGGTACGAAAGTCATGCAAGAGGATGCAAAACCTCAAATTAAGAGAAATAAACCTCGAATCAAGATGAAAAGGAATGCAAAGGACCTTAAAACCTCGAGTTCCCAAAGGCAGAATGGGAAAGATGAGACACATGATGAGAATAAAGATGAGCATGGAGAGGAGCTTAATCTCAGAGAGGAGATTGAAAACAGCAGTGAGTCTACATTACAAGCCCTTTCATCAGAACAGCTGGAGCCAGAGAGAAGCCTGAGAGCCAGCTCGCGCCTGGCAGCTAAACCAAGAAAAGTGCACTCAGACGAACATAACTTCGAATTTCAATCACCTAAAAAGAAGTTACGCCGCACAAAAAAGCTTTCAAATAAAGGTGAGAGAAGTGACAACCATAAAGCCAGGCAAGAATCGCAACTTTTCCTCAGTATACGAGAGAAGAGATACAAATGTGACCAATGTGACAAGCGTTTCTTTCAGTTGTGTCATCTAAAGAAACACAAATTTACACATCAAGATCAGAAGCCATACATGTGCACTGAATGTGGTAAAGGCTACAGCTCACAGGAAAGCTTCCAAGCCCACCTGCTAATGCACCGAGGTCAGAAGCCCTTTAAATGCCAACACTGTGACAAAAGCTACGGCTTAAAACGTGACCTCAAAGACCATCAGGTGCTCCACACGGGTGAAAAACCGTTTGTCTGTGACATCTGTGGAAAAGCTTTTGTGCGACGAGCCTCGCTGCGCGTCCACACAGAAGTTCATCGAAGCAAAGCGCCTGACTACCAGGTTACTAAGTTCAAGTGCCCAGAATGCAATAAAGAACTGGCCAATCCTGCTTCTTTGAGGAACCACATGCGACTGCACAGTGGAGAACGGCCGTACGTCTGCCAGCACTGCAACAAGAGCTTTCGGCAACGTGGGAATCTGCAGGGACACTTGCgcattcacactggagagaaaccttacaagTGCAAAAACTGTGACCAGCGCTTTTCTCAGCTGCCGGAACTGCGCAGACATCTGATTGTACACACGGGTGAGCTGTATCTGTGTCCCGTGTGCGGTAAGGCTTTACGGGACCCTCAGACACTAAGGGCCCATGAACGCCTGCACACAGGAGACAGGCCCTATAAATGTGAACAATGTGGGAAAGGGTACACGATGGCATCCAAGCTGCGGCGCCACTTGAATACTCATCTTGGGGAGAAGCCATACCAGTGCCACGTGTGTGGAGTTAAATACACAATGATGCAGAGTCTTCAGAGGCACATGAAGTCACACAAGCACCAGGCCGGCCAATTGTTGCTAAAGCATGGTCGACCCAAAGTGTCAGGAGGTAAAGCATTGAAGAGCAAGCCTGGGAAGAGTGACGTCGTCGGATCGGAGGTGGGACAGGCTGTGGCGTACATTCAACCCCCTCAGGACTTCACAATAGTGTCTCATCCCGAAAGTGTAGTTTTGGACTCTGGAGTTTACCATCATGGCTCAATAGTTTTGGGAAAGGGAGTTGAGAAGGGGCTTGAACAAATTGAGTTCAGTGAGAATATTTTTGAAATTGTTGTCCCGGAAAGCAATTCTCAGTGTGTGGTAGTACAAGAACAGCCTTCGAATGTCAAATGTATAGAGGTACAGGAATACAATGATTTAGTTGTCCAGGACAACAATCCCAATGACAACTGTATTGTAGTTTCAGAAGAGGATGTTAATAATGGTTTGGTCATATTACAAGGTCAGGATGATTTAAGCTCAGTAGCTGAAACTGTAGAAATAGAAACAGGGGTGTAA
- the znf408 gene encoding zinc finger protein 408 isoform X1 has protein sequence MLYLATKCIVTTCIGRNKDSVNMRDSIHSVLRSLPRGLTLGPSLAIDGQLGLWCVGQGLEKGTLLGLGEPDKMLTKERLEEQVLQSTRQSVFKGQLTDELYWMSYACSTQNKEEMNVRLLEVDERPCLQVSQDIKPGKELLLWADKQNLLLEPVKPEDKTTAMQIKACKHGPPKREQEEALAVTPLDQPAGCASDPVHSVSEQNTGTKVMQEDAKPQIKRNKPRIKMKRNAKDLKTSSSQRQNGKDETHDENKDEHGEELNLREEIENSSESTLQALSSEQLEPERSLRASSRLAAKPRKVHSDEHNFEFQSPKKKLRRTKKLSNKGERSDNHKARQESQLFLSIREKRYKCDQCDKRFFQLCHLKKHKFTHQDQKPYMCTECGKGYSSQESFQAHLLMHRGQKPFKCQHCDKSYGLKRDLKDHQVLHTGEKPFVCDICGKAFVRRASLRVHTEVHRSKAPDYQVTKFKCPECNKELANPASLRNHMRLHSGERPYVCQHCNKSFRQRGNLQGHLRIHTGEKPYKCKNCDQRFSQLPELRRHLIVHTGELYLCPVCGKALRDPQTLRAHERLHTGDRPYKCEQCGKGYTMASKLRRHLNTHLGEKPYQCHVCGVKYTMMQSLQRHMKSHKHQAGQLLLKHGRPKVSGGKALKSKPGKSDVVGSEVGQAVAYIQPPQDFTIVSHPESVVLDSGVYHHGSIVLGKGVEKGLEQIEFSENIFEIVVPESNSQCVVVQEQPSNVKCIEVQEYNDLVVQDNNPNDNCIVVSEEDVNNGLVILQGQDDLSSVAETVEIETGV, from the exons TGACTACGTGCATTGGAAGGAATAAAGACTCTGTGAACATGAGAGATTCCATTCACAGCGTGCTGAGATCATTACCACGAGGGCTGACACTAGGGCCATCTCTGGCCATAGATGGACAGCTGGGTTTGTGGTGTGTTGGGCAAGGGTTAGAGAAAGGCACTCTGCTAGGTCTGGGGGAACCTGACAAAATGCTCACAAAGGAAAGGTTGGAAGAG CAGGTATTACAAAGTACAAGGCAGTCTGTATTCAAAGGGCAACTTACAGATGAACTGTATTGGATGAG TTATGCCTGCAGTACTCAGAATAAGGAAGAGATGAATGTCAGATTGCTTGAGGTGGATGAAAGGCCGTGTCTACAGGTCAGCCAAGACATTAAACCAGGAAAAGAATTGCTCCTCTGGGCAGATAAACAAAATCTCCTTCTTGAGCCCGTGAAGCCAGAAGATAAAACAACAGCAATGCAAATAAAAGCCTGCAAACATGGTCCACCAAAAAGAGAGCAAGAGGAAGCTCTGGCGGTGACCCCTTTAGATCAGCCTGCAGGCTGTGCAT CAGATCCTGTTCACAGTGTTTCAGAACAAAACACTGGTACGAAAGTCATGCAAGAGGATGCAAAACCTCAAATTAAGAGAAATAAACCTCGAATCAAGATGAAAAGGAATGCAAAGGACCTTAAAACCTCGAGTTCCCAAAGGCAGAATGGGAAAGATGAGACACATGATGAGAATAAAGATGAGCATGGAGAGGAGCTTAATCTCAGAGAGGAGATTGAAAACAGCAGTGAGTCTACATTACAAGCCCTTTCATCAGAACAGCTGGAGCCAGAGAGAAGCCTGAGAGCCAGCTCGCGCCTGGCAGCTAAACCAAGAAAAGTGCACTCAGACGAACATAACTTCGAATTTCAATCACCTAAAAAGAAGTTACGCCGCACAAAAAAGCTTTCAAATAAAGGTGAGAGAAGTGACAACCATAAAGCCAGGCAAGAATCGCAACTTTTCCTCAGTATACGAGAGAAGAGATACAAATGTGACCAATGTGACAAGCGTTTCTTTCAGTTGTGTCATCTAAAGAAACACAAATTTACACATCAAGATCAGAAGCCATACATGTGCACTGAATGTGGTAAAGGCTACAGCTCACAGGAAAGCTTCCAAGCCCACCTGCTAATGCACCGAGGTCAGAAGCCCTTTAAATGCCAACACTGTGACAAAAGCTACGGCTTAAAACGTGACCTCAAAGACCATCAGGTGCTCCACACGGGTGAAAAACCGTTTGTCTGTGACATCTGTGGAAAAGCTTTTGTGCGACGAGCCTCGCTGCGCGTCCACACAGAAGTTCATCGAAGCAAAGCGCCTGACTACCAGGTTACTAAGTTCAAGTGCCCAGAATGCAATAAAGAACTGGCCAATCCTGCTTCTTTGAGGAACCACATGCGACTGCACAGTGGAGAACGGCCGTACGTCTGCCAGCACTGCAACAAGAGCTTTCGGCAACGTGGGAATCTGCAGGGACACTTGCgcattcacactggagagaaaccttacaagTGCAAAAACTGTGACCAGCGCTTTTCTCAGCTGCCGGAACTGCGCAGACATCTGATTGTACACACGGGTGAGCTGTATCTGTGTCCCGTGTGCGGTAAGGCTTTACGGGACCCTCAGACACTAAGGGCCCATGAACGCCTGCACACAGGAGACAGGCCCTATAAATGTGAACAATGTGGGAAAGGGTACACGATGGCATCCAAGCTGCGGCGCCACTTGAATACTCATCTTGGGGAGAAGCCATACCAGTGCCACGTGTGTGGAGTTAAATACACAATGATGCAGAGTCTTCAGAGGCACATGAAGTCACACAAGCACCAGGCCGGCCAATTGTTGCTAAAGCATGGTCGACCCAAAGTGTCAGGAGGTAAAGCATTGAAGAGCAAGCCTGGGAAGAGTGACGTCGTCGGATCGGAGGTGGGACAGGCTGTGGCGTACATTCAACCCCCTCAGGACTTCACAATAGTGTCTCATCCCGAAAGTGTAGTTTTGGACTCTGGAGTTTACCATCATGGCTCAATAGTTTTGGGAAAGGGAGTTGAGAAGGGGCTTGAACAAATTGAGTTCAGTGAGAATATTTTTGAAATTGTTGTCCCGGAAAGCAATTCTCAGTGTGTGGTAGTACAAGAACAGCCTTCGAATGTCAAATGTATAGAGGTACAGGAATACAATGATTTAGTTGTCCAGGACAACAATCCCAATGACAACTGTATTGTAGTTTCAGAAGAGGATGTTAATAATGGTTTGGTCATATTACAAGGTCAGGATGATTTAAGCTCAGTAGCTGAAACTGTAGAAATAGAAACAGGGGTGTAA
- the znf408 gene encoding zinc finger protein 408 isoform X3, with protein sequence MLYLATKCIVTTCIGRNKDSVNMRDSIHSVLRSLPRGLTLGPSLAIDGQLGLWCVGQGLEKGTLLGLGEPDKMLTKERLEEVLQSTRQSVFKGQLTDELYWMSYACSTQNKEEMNVRLLEVDERPCLQVSQDIKPGKELLLWADKQNLLLEPVKPEDKTTAMQIKACKHGPPKREQEEALAVTPLDQPAGCASDPVHSVSEQNTGTKVMQEDAKPQIKRNKPRIKMKRNAKDLKTSSSQRQNGKDETHDENKDEHGEELNLREEIENSSESTLQALSSEQLEPERSLRASSRLAAKPRKVHSDEHNFEFQSPKKKLRRTKKLSNKGERSDNHKARQESQLFLSIREKRYKCDQCDKRFFQLCHLKKHKFTHQDQKPYMCTECGKGYSSQESFQAHLLMHRGQKPFKCQHCDKSYGLKRDLKDHQVLHTGEKPFVCDICGKAFVRRASLRVHTEVHRSKAPDYQVTKFKCPECNKELANPASLRNHMRLHSGERPYVCQHCNKSFRQRGNLQGHLRIHTGEKPYKCKNCDQRFSQLPELRRHLIVHTGELYLCPVCGKALRDPQTLRAHERLHTGDRPYKCEQCGKGYTMASKLRRHLNTHLGEKPYQCHVCGVKYTMMQSLQRHMKSHKHQAGQLLLKHGRPKVSGGKALKSKPGKSDVVGSEVGQAVAYIQPPQDFTIVSHPESVVLDSGVYHHGSIVLGKGVEKGLEQIEFSENIFEIVVPESNSQCVVVQEQPSNVKCIEVQEYNDLVVQDNNPNDNCIVVSEEDVNNGLVILQGQDDLSSVAETVEIETGV encoded by the exons TGACTACGTGCATTGGAAGGAATAAAGACTCTGTGAACATGAGAGATTCCATTCACAGCGTGCTGAGATCATTACCACGAGGGCTGACACTAGGGCCATCTCTGGCCATAGATGGACAGCTGGGTTTGTGGTGTGTTGGGCAAGGGTTAGAGAAAGGCACTCTGCTAGGTCTGGGGGAACCTGACAAAATGCTCACAAAGGAAAGGTTGGAAGAG GTATTACAAAGTACAAGGCAGTCTGTATTCAAAGGGCAACTTACAGATGAACTGTATTGGATGAG TTATGCCTGCAGTACTCAGAATAAGGAAGAGATGAATGTCAGATTGCTTGAGGTGGATGAAAGGCCGTGTCTACAGGTCAGCCAAGACATTAAACCAGGAAAAGAATTGCTCCTCTGGGCAGATAAACAAAATCTCCTTCTTGAGCCCGTGAAGCCAGAAGATAAAACAACAGCAATGCAAATAAAAGCCTGCAAACATGGTCCACCAAAAAGAGAGCAAGAGGAAGCTCTGGCGGTGACCCCTTTAGATCAGCCTGCAGGCTGTGCAT CAGATCCTGTTCACAGTGTTTCAGAACAAAACACTGGTACGAAAGTCATGCAAGAGGATGCAAAACCTCAAATTAAGAGAAATAAACCTCGAATCAAGATGAAAAGGAATGCAAAGGACCTTAAAACCTCGAGTTCCCAAAGGCAGAATGGGAAAGATGAGACACATGATGAGAATAAAGATGAGCATGGAGAGGAGCTTAATCTCAGAGAGGAGATTGAAAACAGCAGTGAGTCTACATTACAAGCCCTTTCATCAGAACAGCTGGAGCCAGAGAGAAGCCTGAGAGCCAGCTCGCGCCTGGCAGCTAAACCAAGAAAAGTGCACTCAGACGAACATAACTTCGAATTTCAATCACCTAAAAAGAAGTTACGCCGCACAAAAAAGCTTTCAAATAAAGGTGAGAGAAGTGACAACCATAAAGCCAGGCAAGAATCGCAACTTTTCCTCAGTATACGAGAGAAGAGATACAAATGTGACCAATGTGACAAGCGTTTCTTTCAGTTGTGTCATCTAAAGAAACACAAATTTACACATCAAGATCAGAAGCCATACATGTGCACTGAATGTGGTAAAGGCTACAGCTCACAGGAAAGCTTCCAAGCCCACCTGCTAATGCACCGAGGTCAGAAGCCCTTTAAATGCCAACACTGTGACAAAAGCTACGGCTTAAAACGTGACCTCAAAGACCATCAGGTGCTCCACACGGGTGAAAAACCGTTTGTCTGTGACATCTGTGGAAAAGCTTTTGTGCGACGAGCCTCGCTGCGCGTCCACACAGAAGTTCATCGAAGCAAAGCGCCTGACTACCAGGTTACTAAGTTCAAGTGCCCAGAATGCAATAAAGAACTGGCCAATCCTGCTTCTTTGAGGAACCACATGCGACTGCACAGTGGAGAACGGCCGTACGTCTGCCAGCACTGCAACAAGAGCTTTCGGCAACGTGGGAATCTGCAGGGACACTTGCgcattcacactggagagaaaccttacaagTGCAAAAACTGTGACCAGCGCTTTTCTCAGCTGCCGGAACTGCGCAGACATCTGATTGTACACACGGGTGAGCTGTATCTGTGTCCCGTGTGCGGTAAGGCTTTACGGGACCCTCAGACACTAAGGGCCCATGAACGCCTGCACACAGGAGACAGGCCCTATAAATGTGAACAATGTGGGAAAGGGTACACGATGGCATCCAAGCTGCGGCGCCACTTGAATACTCATCTTGGGGAGAAGCCATACCAGTGCCACGTGTGTGGAGTTAAATACACAATGATGCAGAGTCTTCAGAGGCACATGAAGTCACACAAGCACCAGGCCGGCCAATTGTTGCTAAAGCATGGTCGACCCAAAGTGTCAGGAGGTAAAGCATTGAAGAGCAAGCCTGGGAAGAGTGACGTCGTCGGATCGGAGGTGGGACAGGCTGTGGCGTACATTCAACCCCCTCAGGACTTCACAATAGTGTCTCATCCCGAAAGTGTAGTTTTGGACTCTGGAGTTTACCATCATGGCTCAATAGTTTTGGGAAAGGGAGTTGAGAAGGGGCTTGAACAAATTGAGTTCAGTGAGAATATTTTTGAAATTGTTGTCCCGGAAAGCAATTCTCAGTGTGTGGTAGTACAAGAACAGCCTTCGAATGTCAAATGTATAGAGGTACAGGAATACAATGATTTAGTTGTCCAGGACAACAATCCCAATGACAACTGTATTGTAGTTTCAGAAGAGGATGTTAATAATGGTTTGGTCATATTACAAGGTCAGGATGATTTAAGCTCAGTAGCTGAAACTGTAGAAATAGAAACAGGGGTGTAA